A window from Gorilla gorilla gorilla isolate KB3781 chromosome 21, NHGRI_mGorGor1-v2.1_pri, whole genome shotgun sequence encodes these proteins:
- the GID8 gene encoding glucose-induced degradation protein 8 homolog, which translates to MSYAEKPDEITKDEWMEKLNNLHVQRADMNRLIMNYLVTEGFKEAAEKFRMESGIEPSVDLETLDERIKIREMILKGQIQEAIALINSLHPELLDTNRYLYFHLQQQHLIELIRQRETEAALEFAQTQLAEQGEESRECLTEMERTLALLAFDSPEESPFGDLLHTMQRQKVWSEVNQAVLDYENRESTPKLAKLLKLLLWAQNELDQKKVKYPKMTDLSKGVIEEPK; encoded by the exons ATGAGTTATGCAGAAAAACCCGATGAAATCACGAAAGATGAGTGGATGGAAAAGCTCAATAACTTGCATGTCCAGAGAGCAGACATGAACCGCCTCATCATGAACTACCTGGTCACAG AGGGCTTTAAGGAAGCAGCGGAGAAGTTTCGAATGGAATCTGGAATCGAACCTAGTGTGGATCTGGAAACACTTGATGAACGAATCAAGATCCGGGAGATGATACTGAAAGGTCAGATTCAGGAGGCCATCGCCTTGATCAACAGCCTCCACCCAGAGCTCTTGGACACAAACCGGTATCTTTACTTCCATTTGCAG CAACAGCATTTGATCGAGCTGATCCGCCAGCGGGAGACAGAGGCAGCGCTGGAGTTTGCACAGACTCAGCTGGCGGAGCAGGGCGAGGAGAGCCGAGAGTGCCTCACAGAGATGGAACGTACCCTGGCACTGCTGGCCTTTGACAGTCCCGAGGAGTCGCCCTTCGGAGACCTCCTCCACACCATGCAGAGGCAGAAG GTGTGGAGTGAAGTTAACCAAGCTGTCCTAGATTATGAAAATCGCGAGTCAACACCCAAACTGGCAAAATTACTGAAACTACTACTTTGGGCTCAGAACGAGCTGGAccagaagaaagtaaaatatcCCAAAATGACAGACCTCAGCAAGGGTGTGATTGAGGAGCCCAAGTAG